DNA sequence from the Pedobacter sp. W3I1 genome:
GTACCGGAGTAATTGCTGGTGGTGCGATGCGTGCTGTATTAGAGAGTGCTGGCGTGCATAACGTATTAGCAAAATCTAAAGGATCATCTAACCCACACAACGTGGTAAAAGCAACTGTTGATGCATTAACTAAAATGCGTGATGCTTATACAGTAGCTCAAACTCGTGGTATAGATTTAAACAAAGTATTTAACGGATAATATCATGGCTAAGATCAAAATAACACAAGTAAAAAGCGTTATCGACAGAAGCGAGCGCCAAAAAAGAACCGTTCAGGCTTTGGGTTTATCTAAAATGAACCAAAGTGTTGAGGTTGAAGCTACACCACAAATTATCGGTATGGTTCGCAAAGTGAACCATTTGGTAGCAATCGAAGCAATCTAGTAAAAGTTTTAAAGGTAGTATGGGTAAAAGCCGGTACTACCTTTATATATGTTTAATCGTTGTACCTGTTTAGTGAAAGCGAAGGGCAACACAAATTCAAAAAAATGAATTTAAGTAATTTAAAACCTGCAGTAGGTTCTACAAAAAACAGTAAAAGAATTGGTCGTGGTACAGGTTCTGGTCGTGGCGGTACTTCAACCCGTGGTCACAAAGGTGCGGGTTCTCGTTCAGGTCACAAAACCAAAATCGGTTTCGAAGGTGGTCAAATGCCTTTACAACGTCGTGTGCCTAAAGTTGGTTTCAAACCAATTAACCGTACAGAATATGTTGGTGTAAACTTAGATGTTTTACAAGCTTTAGCTGAAAAACACAGCTTAACAACTATCGATTTCGCTGCTTTACAAGTACATGGTTTAGCTTCTAAAAACGACTTAGTTAAAATTTTAGGTCGTGGTGAAGTTAAAGCAAAGCTAGAAATTACAGCACATGCGTTCTCTGCAACCGCACAAAAAGCTATTGAAGCTGCAGGTGGTTCTATTGTAAAATTGTAATTATTAAATGAAGAAGCTATTTACTACTTTAAGTAATATCTGGAAAATTCAGGAATTAAAAGAGCGTATATTATTTACGCTCTTAATTCTTTTGGTATACCGTTTCGTATCTCACGTGGTTTTGCCAGGTGTAGATCCAACTGCTTTAGGCAATAACGAAAAATCAGGAATCTTAGGCTTACTAGATATGTTTGCCGGAGGTTCTTTCTCTCGTGTGTCTATTTTAGCATTGGGGGTAATGCCTTATATCTCTGCGTCCATTGTGGTGCAACTATTAGGTATTGCTGTTCCTTCTTTCCAAAAAATGCAGAAAGAGGGCGAAAGTGGTAGAAAGAAAATGAACCAGATTACCCGTTACCTAACGGTAGCGATCACAATCGTTCAATCTGTTGGTTACGTTAAAACGCAAGTTCCGGCAGAAGCTATTTTATTGCCAAATACTTTATTCTTAGTGTTATCTACGTTTGTATTAACAGCAGGTACATTATTTGTAATGTGGTTAGGTGAAAAAATTACTGATAAAGGTATTGGTAACGGTACATCACTAATCATTATGGTTGGTATTATTGCCCGGTTACCAGTTGCAATTTCTCAGGAGTTTAGTGCACGTGTAGGCTCATCTAGTGAAGGTGGAGGCCCGGTTGCATTGGTTTTAGAGATTGTTGCATTATTTGCTGTGGTAATGTTTACCATTTTAATTGTTCAAGGTGTACGTAAAGTACCTGTACAATACGCAAAGAAAATTGTTGGTAACCGCCAGTTTGGTGGTGTTCGTCAGTACATTCCTTTAAAGGTAAATGCTGCTGGTGTTATGCCGATCATTTTTGCTCAGGCGTTAATGTTTATTCCAGGTGCTTTAATGCAGTTTGTTCCTTCATTACAAGGTTCTTGGTTAATCCAGTTCAGCAACACAACTTCGTTGGCTTATAGCTTAACGTTCGCATTTTTAATTATCGCATTTACTTTCTTCTATACTGCCATTACAGTGAATCCAACTCAAATGAGTGATGATATGAAGAAAAATGGTGGTTTTATCCCAGGTGTTAAACCAGGTTTTGCAACATCAACTTTTATTGATGATGTAATCTCTAAAATCACTTTCCCAGGTGCAGTATTTTTAGCGATCATCGCTATTTTACCTTCGTTAGCGGTTAAGTTTGGCATTAAACAAGAATTTGCGCACTTCTTTGGTGGTACTTCTTTATTAATTTTAGTTGGTGTTGTATTGGATACTTTACAACAGATCGAAAGTTATTTATTGATGCGCCATTATGATGGTTTGATGAAAACGGGTAGAGTTACCGGCAGAACAGGTATTCCTGCTGCAAGTAGCAACGCTGCGTTGTAGTGTAACGGATGTCTAAAATTTATTACAAATCTCTTGAGGAGATCGAGTTAATAAGAGAAAGTTCCATGCTTGTTTCTAAAACTTTAGCCGAAGTGGCCAAGGTGATAAAAGCAGGCATGACTACTATCCAATTGGATAAATTAGCCTATGAGTTTAT
Encoded proteins:
- the rpmD gene encoding 50S ribosomal protein L30 encodes the protein MAKIKITQVKSVIDRSERQKRTVQALGLSKMNQSVEVEATPQIIGMVRKVNHLVAIEAI
- the rplO gene encoding 50S ribosomal protein L15, translated to MNLSNLKPAVGSTKNSKRIGRGTGSGRGGTSTRGHKGAGSRSGHKTKIGFEGGQMPLQRRVPKVGFKPINRTEYVGVNLDVLQALAEKHSLTTIDFAALQVHGLASKNDLVKILGRGEVKAKLEITAHAFSATAQKAIEAAGGSIVKL
- the secY gene encoding preprotein translocase subunit SecY translates to MKKLFTTLSNIWKIQELKERILFTLLILLVYRFVSHVVLPGVDPTALGNNEKSGILGLLDMFAGGSFSRVSILALGVMPYISASIVVQLLGIAVPSFQKMQKEGESGRKKMNQITRYLTVAITIVQSVGYVKTQVPAEAILLPNTLFLVLSTFVLTAGTLFVMWLGEKITDKGIGNGTSLIIMVGIIARLPVAISQEFSARVGSSSEGGGPVALVLEIVALFAVVMFTILIVQGVRKVPVQYAKKIVGNRQFGGVRQYIPLKVNAAGVMPIIFAQALMFIPGALMQFVPSLQGSWLIQFSNTTSLAYSLTFAFLIIAFTFFYTAITVNPTQMSDDMKKNGGFIPGVKPGFATSTFIDDVISKITFPGAVFLAIIAILPSLAVKFGIKQEFAHFFGGTSLLILVGVVLDTLQQIESYLLMRHYDGLMKTGRVTGRTGIPAASSNAAL